Proteins encoded together in one Rhodospirillaceae bacterium window:
- a CDS encoding TetR family transcriptional regulator produces MSTREQIIDAALSVVRTQGVAALTLDEAARIAGISKGGVLYHFKSKEALIQGMVARLAGQCESLQQAHYDRLTPGPNRWARALVATSFDPAAPTMDPAGCALLAAIATNPSLLEPLEDTIDTAFRRLTADSEDPSMALLVALAMDGLWLHRLVGSPVMDETRRHAIREKALALLGDNAPSELSDPIIAQTA; encoded by the coding sequence ATGAGCACCCGCGAACAGATCATCGATGCCGCCCTCAGCGTCGTCCGCACCCAAGGTGTCGCGGCCCTGACGCTGGATGAGGCCGCGCGCATCGCCGGCATCAGCAAGGGCGGTGTGCTCTATCACTTCAAGAGCAAGGAAGCGCTGATCCAGGGCATGGTCGCGCGCCTCGCTGGACAATGTGAGAGCCTGCAGCAGGCGCATTACGACCGCCTGACCCCCGGGCCCAATCGCTGGGCTCGGGCTCTGGTGGCAACCTCGTTCGACCCCGCGGCACCGACAATGGACCCGGCCGGTTGCGCGCTCCTTGCCGCGATCGCCACCAATCCCAGCCTGCTGGAACCGCTCGAAGACACCATCGACACCGCGTTCCGCCGCCTGACCGCTGATTCCGAAGATCCCAGCATGGCGCTGTTGGTCGCCCTGGCGATGGACGGCTTGTGGCTGCACCGGCTGGTGGGCTCGCCGGTCATGGATGAGACCCGGCGCCACGCTATCCGCGAAAAGGCCTTGGCTCTGCTGGGTGACAATGCGCCTTCCGAGTTATCCGATCCAATCATTGCCCAGACCGCGTAG
- a CDS encoding efflux RND transporter permease subunit, with product MFDIFIKRPVLATVISLLILLLGLQSIVSLQIRQYPELFNTTISVTTTFPGADGDLMQGFITDPIQKAVATADGIDYLVSRSYAGTSVVTVNVRLNEDPDAAMTAVTAKVNQTRSLLPRGINDPVIVKSTGDQFAAMYLAFSSETMSPGQITDYVSRVIQPKLSTVPGVADPELFGGQKFAMRIWLDPKRMAQYNVSAGEVQVAIEANNYLAAAGSAKGYFDVIGTTARTDLRSEQEFRDLVIRNRGAQLIRMSDIANVELGPESSDSSVYVNGDKAVFIGIKTTPDANPLTVIDDVRAMIPTLDANLPAGMKMQIAYDSTIFIRASIEEVLKTIGEAALIVMVVIFLFMGSMRSVLIPLVTMPLSLIGVCLFLLILGFSINLLTLLAMVLAIGLVVDDAIVVVENVHRHIEEGLSPFQAALVGTREIAGPVISMTITLAAVYAPISFMTGLTGALFKEFALTLAGAVIVSGVIALTLSPMMCSKLLKHDPDKRGLAHRIDVVFDSVRSFYLRLLGASLRDRAATVVFAFIVCGALYMFLQVIQKELAPTEDQGAGFIIYAGPTSANLDYMDRFGDAMKNGVQSIPEIDGFFTINGTDGTNSGFGVSVLKTWDERERGQAEVLQELTGSLSQISGLNTAVIAVPSLPGADGVPIQFVINTTADYRTLADVVDRYMVRLKERLGESNMMMFYSDIDLKFEKPQTIVEVDRDKAAAYGVTMLGIAQTLATMTGGNYVNLMNLYNKSYKVIPQVARVDRLDPQKLGEFYVRTASGSSVPLGSLVTLHEEVQPISLNQFNQQNAAVISAVIGAPMGASLALMDEVAAEVLPEGFTVDYAGQSRQFIQEGSAFYVTLAFAIAIIYLVLAAQFESLRDPIVIMISVPLSICGALIPLGLGYSTMNIYSQVGLVTLVGLITKHGILICEVAKEQQEKYGKSKLEAVEIACGMRLRPVLMTTAAMVAGLIPLMFASGAGAASRMSIAIVIVAGMSIGTLFTLFVLPVFYTFLASDHRKAKPGEIASEQPSLGGQVHPATIEG from the coding sequence ATGTTCGATATCTTCATCAAACGACCGGTCCTGGCGACCGTCATCAGCCTGCTCATTCTGCTGCTCGGCCTGCAGTCGATCGTGTCGTTGCAGATCCGGCAATATCCGGAGCTGTTCAACACGACCATCTCGGTCACCACGACCTTCCCAGGCGCCGATGGCGATCTGATGCAGGGCTTCATCACCGACCCCATTCAGAAGGCGGTGGCGACCGCCGACGGCATCGATTACCTGGTCTCGCGCTCCTATGCCGGTACCAGTGTGGTGACCGTCAATGTGCGGCTCAACGAGGATCCCGATGCGGCCATGACGGCCGTCACCGCCAAGGTCAACCAGACCCGCTCTCTGCTGCCGCGCGGCATCAACGATCCGGTGATCGTGAAGTCGACCGGCGATCAGTTCGCGGCGATGTATCTCGCTTTCTCCAGCGAGACGATGAGCCCGGGCCAGATCACCGACTATGTCAGCCGCGTGATCCAGCCGAAGCTTTCAACCGTGCCCGGTGTGGCCGATCCGGAACTGTTCGGCGGACAGAAATTCGCGATGCGCATCTGGCTCGATCCGAAGCGCATGGCGCAATACAATGTTTCAGCCGGCGAAGTGCAGGTGGCAATTGAGGCCAACAACTATTTGGCTGCGGCGGGCAGCGCCAAGGGTTATTTCGACGTCATCGGCACAACCGCGCGCACCGATCTCAGGAGCGAGCAGGAATTCCGCGACCTGGTCATCCGCAACAGGGGCGCGCAGCTGATCCGCATGTCGGACATTGCCAATGTCGAGTTAGGCCCCGAAAGCTCCGACTCGTCGGTCTATGTGAACGGCGACAAGGCGGTGTTCATCGGCATCAAGACCACCCCGGATGCCAATCCGCTGACCGTGATCGACGATGTCCGCGCCATGATCCCGACGCTTGATGCCAATCTGCCGGCAGGCATGAAGATGCAGATCGCCTATGATTCGACCATCTTCATTCGCGCCTCGATCGAGGAAGTGCTGAAGACGATTGGCGAAGCGGCGCTCATCGTCATGGTCGTCATTTTCCTGTTCATGGGCTCGATGCGCTCTGTGCTCATCCCGCTGGTGACGATGCCGCTCTCGCTGATCGGCGTTTGCCTCTTTCTGCTGATCCTCGGATTTTCGATCAACCTCCTCACCTTGCTGGCCATGGTCCTGGCCATCGGCCTGGTGGTCGACGACGCCATCGTCGTGGTCGAGAACGTGCATCGACATATCGAGGAAGGATTGTCACCGTTCCAGGCCGCTCTGGTCGGCACGCGAGAGATTGCCGGCCCGGTCATCTCGATGACGATTACGCTGGCCGCCGTCTATGCGCCGATCTCCTTCATGACCGGCCTCACCGGTGCCTTGTTCAAGGAATTCGCCTTGACCCTGGCCGGCGCCGTGATCGTGTCCGGTGTGATCGCGCTTACCTTGTCACCGATGATGTGCTCGAAGCTGCTGAAGCACGACCCGGACAAGCGGGGTCTGGCACACCGCATCGATGTCGTGTTCGACAGCGTGCGCAGCTTCTATCTGCGCCTGCTGGGTGCCTCGCTGCGCGACCGCGCCGCGACCGTCGTCTTCGCCTTCATCGTCTGCGGCGCGCTATACATGTTCCTCCAGGTCATCCAGAAGGAGCTGGCGCCGACCGAGGACCAGGGTGCGGGTTTCATCATCTATGCCGGGCCGACCAGCGCCAACCTCGATTACATGGACCGCTTCGGCGACGCCATGAAGAACGGCGTCCAGAGCATTCCGGAAATCGACGGCTTCTTCACCATCAACGGTACGGACGGCACCAATTCCGGTTTCGGCGTCTCCGTTCTGAAGACCTGGGATGAGCGCGAGCGCGGCCAGGCCGAGGTCCTGCAGGAACTCACCGGCAGTCTCAGTCAGATTTCCGGCCTCAACACCGCCGTCATCGCCGTGCCGTCCTTGCCGGGCGCCGATGGCGTGCCGATCCAGTTCGTGATCAACACGACGGCGGACTACCGCACGCTTGCCGATGTCGTCGACCGATACATGGTCCGGCTCAAGGAGCGCCTGGGCGAGAGCAACATGATGATGTTCTATTCGGACATCGATCTCAAATTCGAGAAGCCGCAGACCATTGTCGAAGTCGACCGTGACAAGGCGGCGGCCTACGGCGTCACCATGCTGGGAATCGCCCAGACACTGGCCACCATGACCGGCGGCAACTATGTCAACCTCATGAACCTTTACAACAAGAGCTACAAGGTCATTCCGCAGGTCGCCCGTGTCGACCGGCTTGATCCGCAGAAGCTTGGCGAATTCTATGTGCGGACGGCGAGCGGCAGCAGTGTGCCGTTGGGCAGCCTCGTGACGCTGCACGAGGAGGTCCAGCCGATCTCTCTCAACCAGTTCAACCAGCAGAACGCCGCGGTGATTTCCGCGGTGATCGGCGCGCCGATGGGTGCGTCACTGGCCTTGATGGACGAAGTCGCGGCGGAAGTCCTGCCGGAAGGCTTCACCGTCGACTATGCCGGCCAGTCGCGCCAGTTCATCCAGGAAGGCAGCGCCTTTTATGTGACGCTCGCCTTCGCCATCGCCATCATCTACCTGGTGCTGGCGGCGCAGTTCGAAAGCCTGCGCGACCCGATCGTCATCATGATCAGCGTGCCGCTCTCGATCTGCGGGGCGCTCATACCGCTCGGCCTCGGCTACTCGACCATGAACATCTACAGCCAGGTCGGGCTTGTCACGCTGGTGGGACTCATCACCAAGCACGGCATTCTCATCTGCGAGGTGGCGAAGGAACAGCAGGAGAAGTATGGCAAGAGCAAGCTGGAAGCCGTGGAGATCGCCTGCGGCATGCGCCTCCGGCCAGTGCTGATGACGACGGCGGCGATGGTTGCCGGTCTTATCCCGCTGATGTTCGCGAGCGGTGCGGGCGCTGCCAGCCGCATGTCGATTGCGATCGTCATCGTCGCCGGGATGAGCATCGGCACGCTTTTCACCTTGTTCGTGCTGCCGGTCTTCTACACCTTCCTGGCGTCGGATCATCGCAAGGCGAAGCCTGGCGAGATTGCGTCCGAGCAACCTTCCCTGGGTGGTCAGGTTCATCCGGCGACGATCGAGGGTTAA
- a CDS encoding efflux RND transporter periplasmic adaptor subunit, which yields MLVGSVIVFGGVFWKIFSGFQAMADAMASMPVPVVNVTAQPAEAQDWGVEVSAIGVLEARRGVDVTTSVSGLVQQIKFESGQTVSQGQTLVQLDADVERANLSSAQASLKLAKANLARGESLRTSDNISKATLEQRQSEYEVASAEVAALSAQIEKKVIGAPFDGVLGIRKVNVGQYLDAGNAIVNIQDLTVMLVNFSVSQKELSDLKVGQDVRMTTDAYPIRTFDGKISAIEPLVNEATGMVEVQGYFDNRDGLLRPGMFAKLAIILPTRMQVVVVPQTSISYSLYGDFVYVANQVKTEQGESVTTVERRIVKSGERRNGVVIIEDGLKAGENVVTSGQLKLDTGTRVAIVPDNTLAVPAEVPVE from the coding sequence ATGCTGGTCGGCAGCGTGATCGTGTTCGGTGGCGTGTTCTGGAAGATCTTCTCAGGCTTCCAGGCCATGGCCGATGCGATGGCCAGCATGCCGGTCCCGGTCGTCAACGTGACGGCGCAGCCGGCCGAGGCCCAGGATTGGGGGGTCGAGGTCTCGGCCATCGGTGTTCTGGAGGCGCGCCGTGGTGTTGATGTCACCACTTCGGTTTCGGGCCTGGTGCAGCAGATCAAATTCGAATCCGGCCAGACGGTGTCCCAAGGCCAGACGCTGGTACAGCTCGATGCCGACGTCGAACGCGCCAATCTGTCGAGCGCGCAGGCATCGCTGAAGCTGGCCAAAGCCAATCTGGCGCGCGGTGAGTCTTTGCGCACCAGCGACAATATTTCGAAGGCAACACTCGAGCAGCGGCAGTCGGAATATGAGGTCGCCTCTGCTGAGGTCGCGGCCCTGTCCGCGCAGATCGAGAAGAAGGTGATCGGCGCGCCCTTCGATGGCGTCCTCGGTATTCGCAAGGTCAATGTCGGCCAGTATCTCGATGCCGGCAATGCGATCGTCAATATCCAGGATCTCACCGTGATGCTGGTGAACTTCAGCGTCTCGCAAAAGGAATTGTCGGATCTGAAGGTGGGCCAGGACGTGCGCATGACCACCGACGCCTATCCGATCAGGACCTTCGACGGTAAAATCTCGGCGATCGAACCGCTGGTCAATGAGGCGACCGGCATGGTCGAGGTGCAGGGTTATTTCGACAATCGGGATGGTTTGCTGCGCCCCGGCATGTTCGCAAAACTCGCCATCATCCTGCCGACGCGTATGCAGGTCGTGGTCGTGCCGCAAACATCCATCAGCTATAGTCTTTATGGCGACTTCGTCTATGTCGCCAACCAGGTCAAGACCGAACAAGGCGAAAGTGTGACCACCGTCGAACGGCGCATCGTGAAATCGGGCGAACGCCGCAATGGCGTGGTCATTATTGAAGACGGATTGAAGGCCGGCGAGAACGTCGTGACCTCGGGTCAGTTGAAGCTCGACACGGGGACCAGGGTGGCCATCGTTCCGGACAATACCCTGGCCGTGCCGGCCGAAGTGCCGGTGGAGTAG